From the Maioricimonas rarisocia genome, one window contains:
- a CDS encoding Uma2 family endonuclease, translating into MIRTMTAEQFIEQRFDMPESGQWAELVEGVPVFFEPPDLDHGNAILNLSKAVAAYVQPSVPGYACFDLGLLMERAPDTIRFPAMCWFTTGQRFEESDKDLTETVPTLVVDMASTPDRRRHTSQRTRHFLQWGVETVWVIDSAEETVTVFESDDAPREYGSEDRLPGGPVLQGFDLTVSDLFVQPAWWA; encoded by the coding sequence ATGATCCGTACGATGACCGCCGAACAGTTCATTGAACAGCGGTTTGACATGCCGGAATCCGGGCAGTGGGCAGAACTGGTCGAAGGCGTACCAGTCTTCTTTGAGCCGCCTGACCTGGATCATGGCAACGCGATCCTGAACTTGAGCAAGGCGGTTGCGGCCTACGTTCAGCCCAGCGTTCCCGGCTATGCCTGCTTCGACCTGGGACTGCTGATGGAGCGGGCGCCGGATACGATCCGGTTCCCTGCAATGTGCTGGTTCACGACCGGCCAGCGGTTTGAAGAGAGCGACAAGGATCTGACGGAAACGGTGCCGACACTCGTCGTCGACATGGCTTCCACCCCTGATCGCCGCAGGCACACTTCGCAACGGACCCGGCACTTTCTCCAGTGGGGCGTCGAAACCGTGTGGGTGATCGACAGTGCCGAAGAAACGGTCACCGTATTCGAAAGCGACGATGCGCCGCGCGAATACGGCAGCGAAGACCGCCTGCCGGGCGGCCCCGTGCTGCAGGGATTCGATCTGACGGTTTCGGACCTGTTCGTCCAACCCGCCTGGTGGGCCTGA
- the hemW gene encoding radical SAM family heme chaperone HemW codes for MSISADLTGQARAAYVHVPFCAHRCGYCDFTLVAGRDDLIDDYLAALEVELRSLGHPRQVDTLFFGGGTPTHLPADQLDRLLKMVLHWFEPTADGEFSVEANPYGLDGEKVQALARNGVNRVSLGVQSFDAAHLETLERDHRRDDIVAAMERLRGSSIRSVGIDLIFAVPGQTVDNWRSTLDQAIALAPDHISTYGLTFERGTAFWSRKLKGTLRPVPDETERGMYALAMDRLPEAGFQQYEISNFARPGHRSRHNEVYWRAESHYGVGPGAAAYLDGTRRLNHRSVTTWIRRTLAGQPAHGETETLSPEDRAREGIMLGLRKVEGVERDRFAHQFGLDLDELVGSTIQEMCGRGWLEDTGEAIRLTREGRFVADTVIAEFL; via the coding sequence TTGTCCATTTCAGCTGACCTGACCGGCCAGGCCCGTGCCGCCTACGTCCACGTGCCGTTCTGTGCCCATCGCTGCGGATACTGCGATTTCACGCTGGTTGCCGGCCGCGACGACCTGATCGACGACTATCTGGCAGCGCTTGAGGTGGAACTGCGCAGTCTGGGGCATCCGCGGCAGGTCGACACGTTGTTCTTCGGTGGCGGGACGCCCACCCATTTGCCGGCGGATCAACTCGACCGGTTGCTGAAGATGGTTCTCCATTGGTTCGAGCCGACTGCGGACGGCGAGTTTTCCGTCGAAGCGAATCCGTACGGACTCGATGGCGAGAAGGTGCAGGCCCTGGCCCGGAACGGCGTGAACCGCGTCAGTCTGGGGGTCCAGTCGTTCGATGCCGCCCACCTCGAAACCCTCGAGCGGGACCACCGCCGGGACGACATCGTGGCAGCGATGGAGCGGCTACGTGGCTCGTCGATTCGCAGTGTCGGCATCGATCTGATCTTCGCAGTCCCGGGGCAAACGGTCGACAACTGGCGGTCGACTCTGGATCAGGCGATCGCACTCGCCCCCGATCACATTTCCACCTACGGCCTGACGTTCGAGCGGGGGACGGCATTCTGGTCGCGTAAGCTGAAAGGGACGCTGCGCCCCGTCCCCGACGAGACCGAGAGGGGGATGTACGCCCTCGCCATGGATCGCCTGCCCGAGGCCGGTTTCCAGCAGTACGAGATCTCCAACTTCGCCCGCCCGGGTCATCGATCCCGCCACAACGAAGTCTACTGGCGGGCCGAGTCGCATTACGGCGTCGGTCCCGGTGCGGCTGCTTACCTTGATGGAACCCGGCGACTGAATCACCGCAGCGTCACGACCTGGATCCGCCGCACACTTGCCGGACAGCCGGCTCATGGTGAGACCGAAACGCTCTCTCCCGAAGACCGGGCCCGCGAGGGGATCATGCTCGGCCTCCGTAAGGTCGAAGGGGTCGAGCGGGACCGCTTCGCCCACCAGTTCGGTCTGGATCTCGATGAACTGGTCGGTTCGACGATTCAGGAAATGTGCGGTCGCGGATGGCTCGAAGATACCGGCGAGGCAATCCGGCTGACGCGGGAAGGCCGGTTCGTGGCGGACACGGTCATCGCCGAGTTTCTGTAG
- a CDS encoding cytochrome-c peroxidase, with amino-acid sequence MLFRCHLLLITCVFAAGWVAGCAPEPTPPATTSEAPAGDDAEAAETADATGETAAEEPEMPAGEEPADTVSAEAPEPLPIAVTLGDPGLTSGIPGEGPLTEEQIAAWLETPGVHEPLDVSLPMGLKAAQANIVGLRENPMTRAKIELGRQLYFDPRLSSDSTISCASCHDPEQGYAAYTQFGIGVEGQMGNRNSPPAYNRILSGPQFWDGRAATLEEQAHGPIANPIEMANTHEQCVATVSSIPGYTMQFDAIFGENSCDIKNITDAIATFERAIVTGPSPYDYHVRLKRFTDRFPDEEAIEEFKEEEPELYDEYLQAKADAELHPMSESAVRGMELFFSKKTNCTACHAGANFTDEKYHNLGVGMDADEPDLGRFAVTGDEKDKGAFKTPTLRNVELTPPYMHDGSQETLEEVVEWYAKGGHPNEWLSKDIKKLDLSDQDKEDLVAFMKALTGPFPEVEIARLPESAE; translated from the coding sequence ATGTTGTTTCGCTGCCATCTGCTTCTGATCACTTGTGTCTTTGCTGCCGGATGGGTCGCCGGTTGTGCGCCCGAGCCGACACCGCCCGCCACAACATCCGAAGCTCCGGCCGGCGACGATGCGGAAGCTGCGGAAACGGCGGACGCCACAGGGGAAACCGCTGCGGAAGAGCCGGAAATGCCTGCCGGCGAGGAGCCGGCGGACACGGTTTCCGCCGAAGCTCCGGAGCCATTGCCGATCGCCGTTACGCTCGGTGATCCGGGTCTCACCAGCGGCATCCCGGGAGAGGGACCGCTGACTGAGGAGCAGATCGCCGCATGGCTCGAGACCCCAGGAGTTCACGAGCCGCTCGACGTCTCGCTGCCGATGGGACTCAAGGCCGCCCAGGCCAACATCGTCGGCCTCAGAGAGAATCCGATGACCCGGGCGAAAATCGAGCTGGGACGTCAGCTCTATTTCGATCCGAGACTCTCCTCTGACAGCACGATCAGCTGCGCAAGCTGCCACGATCCGGAACAGGGGTACGCAGCGTACACGCAGTTCGGGATCGGCGTCGAAGGTCAGATGGGGAACCGCAACTCGCCGCCGGCCTACAACCGCATCCTCAGTGGGCCACAGTTTTGGGACGGTCGTGCCGCGACGCTCGAAGAGCAGGCCCACGGGCCGATCGCCAATCCGATCGAAATGGCCAACACGCACGAGCAGTGTGTCGCGACGGTCAGTTCCATCCCCGGTTACACGATGCAGTTCGACGCGATCTTCGGCGAGAATTCGTGCGACATCAAGAACATCACCGACGCCATCGCGACGTTCGAGCGGGCCATCGTTACCGGCCCCTCGCCCTACGACTACCATGTTCGCCTGAAACGGTTCACCGACCGCTTCCCCGATGAAGAGGCGATCGAAGAGTTCAAGGAAGAAGAACCGGAACTGTACGACGAGTACCTGCAGGCGAAAGCGGACGCAGAACTGCACCCGATGTCCGAGAGTGCAGTTCGCGGCATGGAGCTGTTCTTCAGCAAGAAGACCAACTGCACGGCCTGTCACGCCGGAGCCAACTTCACCGACGAGAAGTATCACAACCTCGGCGTCGGCATGGACGCGGACGAGCCGGATCTGGGTCGCTTCGCCGTTACCGGCGACGAGAAGGACAAGGGAGCCTTCAAGACGCCGACTCTCCGGAATGTGGAGCTGACCCCGCCGTACATGCACGATGGCAGTCAGGAGACGCTCGAGGAAGTTGTCGAGTGGTACGCCAAGGGGGGACATCCCAACGAGTGGCTGAGCAAGGACATCAAGAAGCTCGACCTGTCCGATCAGGACAAGGAAGATCTGGTCGCCTTCATGAAGGCGCTGACCGGACCGTTTCCGGAGGTCGAGATCGCCCGTCTGCCGGAGTCGGCGGAGTAG
- a CDS encoding ABC transporter permease codes for MFRFAIGNLLSRPVRSALSVLGLTVAISGMVGLFSIAGGIDNLVRSTFELIPGLLVQQRGAPVPIFSVLPSSWQSELEEIDGVSVVNPEVLARVNVIDGKTIISPPRFLLGFDIESRLRLRRGVYCEQIEKGRFLEPDDRGSFNIVVSRQIAEEFEKGVNDTLRVNGYDMRIVGVYHSGSLLLDVNVLADIETVRRMARFDPDSVSCFYLETEDDVDQEVLQQRIEQQFADRSLQSWQPSLLGLMQPGSANENPIGALFRQLDVAVRGRPESTDPEDASAEPSDATAASAPPSPTSGSPPPESPIEVRTGDDWSDRFSEMTGDLDLFLGIMTAIGVSIAVLSIINTMLMSVTERTIEFGILRANGWTSGEIVRLITFESGLLGIFGGLFGAIIGWSATLLLNANWPDRLHLYAGPGLLLFGVAFSTLLGVMGGVYPAWLAARLSPMEAIRRG; via the coding sequence ATGTTCAGATTTGCGATCGGAAATTTGCTCAGTCGTCCGGTGCGATCGGCACTGTCCGTTCTCGGACTGACCGTCGCCATCAGCGGCATGGTCGGACTGTTTTCGATTGCCGGCGGAATCGACAACCTCGTGCGGTCCACCTTCGAGTTGATCCCGGGCCTTCTCGTGCAGCAGCGCGGAGCTCCCGTGCCGATCTTCTCCGTGCTGCCCTCATCGTGGCAGAGCGAACTCGAGGAGATCGACGGCGTCTCGGTGGTCAATCCGGAGGTGCTTGCCCGGGTGAACGTGATCGACGGCAAGACGATCATCAGTCCTCCCCGGTTCCTGCTTGGCTTCGACATCGAGAGCCGCCTGCGACTTCGCCGCGGCGTCTACTGCGAACAGATCGAGAAGGGGCGGTTTCTCGAGCCGGACGACCGCGGCTCATTCAATATTGTCGTCAGCCGGCAGATCGCCGAAGAGTTCGAGAAGGGCGTCAACGATACGCTGCGGGTCAACGGTTACGACATGCGGATCGTCGGTGTTTATCACAGCGGTTCGCTGCTGCTCGACGTCAATGTCCTGGCCGATATCGAGACCGTCCGCCGCATGGCGCGGTTCGATCCCGACTCGGTCTCCTGCTTCTATCTCGAAACCGAAGACGACGTCGATCAGGAAGTCCTGCAGCAGCGCATCGAACAACAGTTCGCCGACCGGTCCCTGCAGTCATGGCAGCCTTCGCTGCTGGGACTGATGCAGCCGGGATCGGCGAACGAAAACCCGATCGGAGCCCTCTTCCGGCAACTCGATGTTGCAGTACGGGGCCGTCCCGAATCAACCGACCCTGAGGACGCGTCTGCGGAACCCTCCGACGCCACTGCTGCAAGTGCCCCACCTTCACCAACCAGCGGATCGCCTCCGCCAGAATCGCCGATCGAAGTCCGGACGGGCGACGACTGGAGCGACCGCTTCAGTGAGATGACCGGCGACCTCGATCTGTTTCTCGGCATCATGACCGCCATTGGCGTCTCGATTGCCGTGCTCAGCATCATCAACACCATGCTGATGAGCGTCACCGAGCGGACGATCGAGTTCGGCATCCTGCGGGCCAACGGCTGGACCAGCGGCGAAATCGTCCGGCTGATCACGTTCGAAAGTGGACTGCTGGGCATTTTCGGAGGACTCTTCGGCGCGATCATCGGTTGGAGCGCCACGCTGTTGCTCAACGCCAACTGGCCCGATCGGCTGCATTTGTATGCCGGGCCCGGCCTGCTGCTGTTCGGAGTGGCGTTCAGTACGCTGCTGGGAGTAATGGGAGGCGTTTATCCGGCCTGGCTCGCGGCAAGGCTCTCACCCA